The genomic interval CAGGATCGTGGCGTCCCGGCGCGTGTCGTCACCTTCATAGGCGTTGTAGAGCGCCTCCTCGACGGGTTCGAAACCATAGCCGCCCGTATCCCATTTGGGGCCTGAATAACCGTTGATTCCGATGAGCGTCGGGAAGACCGTACCGCCGGCTTTCGTCGGATTCTCCCAGGTGCGGCTGCTGGGAGAATCGGTATAGTTGATCTCGAAAATCGATTCCGTCCCCCATTCGCCGCTGTCGGTCCAGAGGCCGGCGAAATCGCTCCGGAGAGAATAAAGTCCGGAGCCGATGATCTCGCACATATCGGTCAGCACCGTTGCGTAGCGGGAGGCATCCTGCTGGTACATCACCACGTTGGCGCGAAGCATCTGTGCGGCTGCACGCGTGAAGCGACCCAGTTCGGCGGATTTCACGACCTTGGGAAGCCCGCTGCCGGTCAGCGCGGCATCCAGATCGCCGATGATCTTGGCATAAACCCCGTCTGCCGTAAGTTGGTCGATCAGGTAATCGGGCCCCGTCGGATTGCGGTCGTAGTAGGGGACATTTCCGAAAAGTTTCCACAGCCAGGTATAATAGTAGGCACGCAGGGCGTAGGCCTCGGCCTTGATTCGGCTGCGGGTCGCACCCGACATGCCTTCCGCCGTATCGACGTACTGCAGCACGGTATTGGCACGGTAGACGCCCGAATAAAGGACGACCCAGAGGACCGACGGCGTATGGTTGGGCGTCGCGGAGAATTTACGCATGAGTTGCAGGTAGGGAATGTCGGTCTCGTTGGCCCCGCCGACGCGTACGTCGTCCGACATGACGTCGGATACGAATGCCAGCGGACCGTATTCCCCGAAGACGAAATCCGGCCACTGAAGGGGCGCATAGGCCGCCATCAGTCCTTTCAACAGAGTTTCATAATCATCGTAATAATCTTTTTCGGGAATCTCCGTCGTGGGGTCCACGTCGAGGAAATCCGATGTGCAGGAGACGGACACCGAAAGGACCAATGCCGCCAATATAATCCGTATGTATTTCATGTTCATCGTCGTTTTGAGGTTAGAAGGTGATGTTGGCTCCGATGGTAAAGATGCGCGCCGTAGGATAAACGCCGCGATCAACACCCAGCGAGGTCCCGCCGGAGGAGATTTCCGGATCGAAGCCTTCGTACGAAGTCAGGGTCCAGAGATTCTCGGCTCCGACCCAGAGGCGCAGCCGCTCGATATGGACCTTGCGGAGCAACGCCGCAGGGAACGAATAGCCCAGTTGGAGACTGCGCAGGCGAAGGAAGGAACCGTCGTGCACGTAAAGGTCCGACGACTGCCAGTTGGCGGCGTCGACATTGCGGGAGAGGCGCGGAATACGGTTCGAGGAGCCGGGCCCCGTCCAGCGATCGAGCATGTGACGCGGCATGTTGAGGTAAGGATAGTCCGACCGATAGGAGGCATCGAAGATATCGTTGCCGATCGTGGCATTGAAAAAGGCCCCGAGGTCGATGCCCTTCCAAGCCACTGCGAGGTTGAAACCTAAAGTCCAGTCGGGTGCACCTTTGCCGATCTTCACACGGTCGGCATCGTCGATCGTTCCGTCGCCGTTGCAATCGACGAACCTCACGTCGCCCGGGCGCGCATCGGGCTGGAGCATTTCACCCCGGGAATTGACATAGTCGGCGACCTCGTCGGCCGTCTGGAAGATGCCTGCCGTGCGCATACCGTAGAAGAAAGGGAACGGTTCGCCGTTCTCGGCGCGGGTGATGGTGCCGATATTACCCAACACCGTATCGTAATTGGCCCAGCCGTTTTGATTACCCAGGCGTATCAGCCGGTTGCTGATATAGGTAGCGTTGCCGCCGATATCGAACGAGACGTCCGACACCTGGAAGAGGTAATGGAGGTCTATCTCCACACCGCTGTTTTTCATGTCGCCCACGTTGCCGTAAGGCCGGGAATTACCGATATACTGCGGCAACGGAACGGTCATCAGCATACCGTTGGTGCGCTTGTTGAAATAATCCACCGTCAGCGAAAGTCGGTTTCCGAAGAACGACGCGTCGATACCTACGTCGAACTGCTCGGATTCTTCCCATTTCAGACCGTCGTTCGGATAGCCGCTCGGCGTAGCACCCGGTATCAACGTATTCAGCCCTTCGGGACCGAGTATGTAATCCGCACCACCGGTCACGGTCGAAATATAGTGGAAAGAACCGATCGATTCGTTGCCGTTCAGGCCCCAGCTGGCACGGAGTTTCAGCGAAGAGAGTGCCTTCGGGCGGTTTGCCATGAAAGGTTCATTGGTGAGGTTCCATCCCACAGAAACCGACGGAAAGGTAGCCCACTTGTGCGCCGGACCGAAATTCGATGATCCATCGCGGCGAAGTGTGAACTCGGCCATGTAACGTTCGTCGTAATTATAGCTCACACGGCCGAAATACGACAGCAGCCGGTGGTCGGGCGAAGGTGCTCCCCAGGCGCTGCGCGAATTGTCATCGGACTCGGTCGTGTCGATCCACGGCTGCGAAGGGTCGCTGATGTCGTAGCTCGAACCGCCGACGTTCTGCGAGTGCGAGGACTGTGCCGACTGTCCCAGCAGAACTGTAAGCTGATGCCGTTCGCCCAGCGTACAGTCGTAGGTCAGCGTGTTCTCGACCTGCCACGTGAAGAGCCGTTCCATACTCGACCAGACCGACGAGCGGTCGGCATAAGTGTAACGCCCCAGATAATAGGGCATCTGATAGCCGTCGTTGCTGCTGAAGACCAGTTCCGTGCCATAGGATGATTTAAATTTCAGTCCTTTATAGAGCTCGATCTCGCCCCAGATATTGCCGATCAGCTTGTCGGCGGCGGACTTGTCGCCCGGCAGGTGCAGTTGAGCGATCGGGTTGACCATGTTGCCGAAATTGTCGCCTGCGATGGCGAAAACCCGGCCCGAAAAGTCAGTCACGGCCGTGGGATGTTCGTTGAGGACCTCCTCGGGGTTGCCGGCATAGACTCCCATGATCGGGGACATCGAAACGGCACTGCCCAGCACACTGCCGCGTTCGCTGTTCTCACCGATACTACGCGACACGGTACGCGAATAGGCCATATTGACACCAGCGCGCGCCGAACGGAAAAAGCGCTGCTCGGATTTCTCGAAAAGCGTATAGTTCGTATTGGCCCGGACGCTATAACGGTCATAATTCGACCGATTGACATCGCCGCCGATGATACCTTCGTTATACAGATAACCGAACGACAGATAGTAATTTACCTTATCGTTGCCGCCGCTGACGCTGGCCTGATGCTCCACGACAGGCGCATTGTAGTTGAAGAGCTCCTTCTGCCAGTTCGTGCCCTTGCCCAGCGCCGCCGGGTTCTCGTAGATCGGGGACAGGCCGCTGTTCATATTCATCTCATTCATCATCACAGCGTATTCATGGGCGTTGAGCACGTCCTTCGTGCGCCAGGGGCTCTGCCATCCGTAGGAGAACGAGTAATCGACCGACGTACGGCCCTTGTTGCCCTGACGGGTCGTGACCAGAATGACGCCATTCGCACCGCGGGCACCGTAAATGGCAGCCGACGCGGCGTCCTTGAGCACCTCGACCGAGAGAATGTCGGCCGGATTAAGATAGTCGATATTGCTGCTGACGGGCATCCCATCGACAATGTAGAGCGGATTGCTGTCGTTGATAGTCCCCACGCCGCGGATGCGTACACGAACCCCGGAACCGGGCTGGCCGGAGCTCTGCGTGATGTTCACACCCGACACCATGCCTTTCAGCACATTGTCGATGCGAGTGCCCGTCACACGTCTCAGGTCGTCGCCCTTCACGCTGCTGATGGCCGCCGTGACGACGCTTTTACGCTGAACGCCGTAACCGACCACCACCACATTCTCCAACGTCTGGACATCGTCTTGCAGGACGATCTCCAACGTCCGGCCCGCATCGGCCGGGAGAGTTACCTGCTGTTTCTCATAGCCTATACAGGAGATCTCGAGCCGGTCGGCACCGACAGGCAGTTGCAGGCAGAAACTGCCGTCAGAGGCAGAGGTGGTTCCCACTGTCGGGAACTGCGGCAGCACGATCGTTGCTCCGGTGACAGGGCGTTTCTGTTCGTCGATCACGACACCCTGGACTTTCCGCGTTCCGGGAAGAGCGGGAACGGATCGCCGGGGACGGAAGACGGAAATCTTCCGTCCGTCGATCTGGTAAGTCAGGTCGGTCCCTGACAGTAATTGTCGCAGGGCCGTCCCGAGCGTCGCATTGTCAACGTGCAGGGAGACCTTCAGGTCCGGATCGACATCGTTGTCGCGCAGGATGATCGAACAGCCGCTCTGTTCACCGATCCGGTTGAGTATCCGGATAACCGGTTGCTCATCGGCATGGATCGTAATCCGGGCGTTGGACCCGGATTGCGCCGCGGCCGGCAGCCCCCAGAACAGCAGGCACCCGACCGGCAGCAGATACCGGAACAGGGAGTTTCTCAGGTTCAGGTAGAGTTTGTTCATCGTATTCAGGTTGGTTTAGATTGTGGTGCGTTATCAATTCCGGTCCGAGAGTCGCAGTGTTCCGTCGGTCGTTGTCCAGGTATATTTCCGGTCCACGTCGATGTAGCGGAGTATTTCGTCGAGCGAGAGGCGCAGGTCGATGCTTCCCGAGAAGGACTCATGAGCGGCTTTTTCGCTGCTGACCTCAATTCGTACGTTAAAATGGCGTTGCAACTTGTCCAGAATCTCCCGGAACGGCGTGTTGACGAACGACAGGCGTCCGTTGATCCAATCTGCCGCCAGCGCGGTTACGGCCGGGTGAGATTCGAACAGCCCTGAGGTACGGTCGAATCGTGCCTGCCGGTCAGGAAGGAGCGAAAGGCGGCGTCCGTCGGCTGCAGCTACCTCCACGCGACCTTTGAGCAGATCGACCTCGACGGTCCGGGCATCGGCGTAAGCCTGCACATTAAAGGAGGTTCCCAGCACCGTGACATCCAGCACGTCAGTCCGGACGGTAAAAGGGCATCCGACATTACGCGCAACCTCGAAATAGCCTTCGCCTTCGAGCCGCACCTGACGGTCCTTACGACCGAAATCGCTGGCATATATAAGTTTAGAACCGGCATTGAGCCATACCAGGGAGCTGTCGGGCAGCATGATCTGCGAACGGGCGCCTGCCGGAACCGTCACTTCGCAAAGGCCGGGCTCCGCATCAAGCCGGAGTACGAAAAGCGAGGCGGCTCCCACGACGATACCGACCAAGAGAGCGGCTGCGACACGCGTCCAACCAGCAATCCGCCAAAGCGACGGCCTGCGGCGGGATGCGGCGATCCGCCGCTCCGCCTCCCGGTACCGGGCCTTTTTGTCAGTTTCGAAACGGGGGATGAGCGACTGGGCATATAGGCGGCTCAGCTCCTCGAAACGCCTGCGGTGTCGTTCGTCACTTTGTACGAACTCGAGAAACCGGGCGATATCCGGGTCCGACAGGTTCCCGGTCAGGTAGTCGATAATCAGCTCCTCAAAATATTTTTCCATCTTGTCCAGTTTTGCATGCATAATAAATTACGCATGCGGGTCCTGCATCGTTTAGCAGGACCCGCCGTTTTTTTGTTTGGACGGATAATCAGGGTTTGAAAAAGGTCGTGAAAAGATAGACAGTCAGTAACGGTCCTAATTCGACACGAAGGCGGTCGAGAGCGTTCTTGATGTGAACTCGTACCGTGACGGGGTCGATCCGCAGGTTCTCGGCGATCTCCCGGGCGGATTCTCCCCGATAGAAGTATTGTTCGAAGACGGCCCGGCAGCGCTCAGGAAGCGTTTCGACGACAGCCCGGATACGTGTCTCCACCTCTTGTGCGGACAGAACCTCGAGCGGATGAGCGTCGGTGAGACATCGTTGCTCGGCAAACAGCAACAACTCCCGTTCGTAGCCTTCCCGCAGCCGACGGCGGAACAACTGCGAGCGGATATGGCTGATACAAGCGTTCCGGACGCTGTTGACGAGATATCCGTGCAAAGGGACCCGATAACGGCCGCGATGTTCCCATATATTGACAAAGACGTCGTTGACAAGTTCCTCGGCGCTCACAGGATCGGGGACATAGGTCGCCGCGCAGGCACACAGATAGGAAAAATAGGAGTCATACAAGGCGGCGAACGCCGATTCGCTGCCCCGATTAAGTCCATCGATAATTTCCTTCCCTACCGTTTTCATAAGCGGTCAGAATCTGCATGGGGTTCGCCGGATAAAGATACGCAGACAAAATGAATTCATCAACAAACCCCCGTTTGTCTTAATACGCATTCAGAGGCCGATCCGTTTATATTATTGGCGACTACCTACAAATAAAGTGTTAGGAAGCTGTTTTTCAGAAAGATATCAATTCCTTCCACACGGATTCGAAGTCGTTTCTAATAGCCATTCTTTATTATTCAGAACGTTGCAATCTACAGTATCCCTTCACGGGGAAAACTTATCCGCGAGATTCATTTCGGATAACGGAACAGATAAAAGTTATTCTTCTCAGAACAGGCGTTGTATCCATAGAATATTTTATTCTTTTCATCGTAGAGAATATGGGTCAGTGGATGTGAAAGAGCAATCCGGTCCAACTGGCTGCCATCGTATCCGTAAACCTCCAATATGTTTCCTTCTCCGGATCCATCGCTCGCAAACAGACAAGCAAACCGATCGCCCATACAGATAATATCGTTATAACCGGACGACACAGAATTTTCCGGACCGGTTATCACGCATCGGGGCAGCAGATCCGTCCCCAAGAGTTCGAAGATTTCGATTCGATCGGACTCCATATAGGCTTTAACGAGATGACGGCCATCCGTTGCAAGAAGATAGTCGTACTCCAAATATTGATCTTTCTCCGGATCGCGTTGTAAAAGTTCTTCCGCATAAGATACGACATTGCCATGTCGCAGGTTCACGATCGACAATTCATCTTTTTGGCGGTCAGAGGCCCGCATCGCATAGAATGAATCGTTCATCTGCAAAATATCGACATACGGTTTGAAAAGTGACTTGTCTTGGGTTCGGCGACCGACTATATCCAATACACATTCGGTCTCCAATGAATCATTCCGTACGAGATAGCGTGTCAATTTCCCGGCCGGAATATCGTAGAGTATTACCGCATTACGTTCAACGGTCTGTCCCCAGTTTGCCGCAATCAGCTCTCCCGGGCCCCGTCCTTTCCGGATATAGCTTCCGTGGTATTTCAACTCCGGAAGGCTCCACAATTGGAGGACACCATCGGCCTGAGACGTATATATGACAATATATCGGTCCGTCAATTTCCAATCAAGCACAGAGATTACCGAATCGGGCGTCACAAGATCGCCTTCCAGCGAGTTTACAACCTGCGGGTCTTTGATGACCGTCGGACAATTGGACCGCGTATCGGTACATGCCACGGCAATTATCGACCAAACGAAAATAAAAGCGCATATTCTTTTCATAATCATTTTTAGAGTATTTCTTTTTTAGAAAGGCTCTATCTATTATTTAAAATATCTGCAACCGTTTCTACAATCACAACCGACTGCCACCGGATTGAGAGATTCATCCTGCGTCAAAGCCCCGATACTGGCATTCAGCAGATCGGAAGGAGCCGGCCGGTAGTTGCCATACGGGTGCTCCGGTGTCTTCGCTTTTCGGGTGGCAGCCGGTCGAATCCTGCGCGAGCGAACTCAAGACGGTTGATCAGGCACGAGGTGCATCACGTGGGCTCCCCATAGGCCCGTCGGCCAGCGCATCGGCCGATCGTCCTTCGCAACGAACCTTCAGATCGACAGGAAATCCGGCTTCACTACCGCAATCCTTTACGAGCCTGCATGCGGGAATATCCGACGAGCGTCAGTGAGCAGCACGAAGAGCATATCAAAAATTTAAATCCGTTATATCATATTTTTGAAATTGCTCTGAAGTTCGGTCAAATGTATAAAGCGCGCCGTTTTTCAAGTCAAAGTCAAATGCCGTAGCCATATACGGAAGACGAATTTCAGCCAGAGGTTCACCGTCCCAGTCGAATAACTGGATAACGGGTGAAATTTTGCCGGGTTCCAACTCGAACTCTTTTTCAGTGGCCCCGAAATATAAGGCTCCGAAAAAATCCGGATAAGCCAGCAGATGCATGTAGGTGCGGATTCTCTCTCCGTACTCCCGGGCCTGAATGTCTTTCGTCTTATCGAGCCGCTTTCCGACGCAGATCGTCCGGGCGAACGAACCGTCCGGAGCATAGAGGTTGATGTGGTTCAGCAGGGTAGGAGCCTCCACAACTCGCCGCCGGTCGGGATTGTATTGGATCAATGTCGCCAGAATGTTGTAGTTCCCATTGCCGGGATCGACTCGGGATTCGTTCAGAGGAATGAGACACAAGGGCTCCGTACGCCGGCCGTTTTCGATGAAATATCGGATTTGCCGGGTTTCGTCCGATGTTATCTCCCGGCACATGAAGGTTGAGTCGTTGATATACAGGAATCGGAATGCCGTGGATACTAAAGAGTCCTTTATCGTGGATAGATGCAACCGCTTGCTTTCAAGTGTTCGGGTGACATTGAAACACTCCAGCCGTTTCCGGACCACGTTGTGCAAAGTAAAGCATAAATCGCCTTTTTCCCGATAGAAGACCGACTGGCTGATCCACGGAGGCATGATGAACTCCTGAGGACCATTCCCCAATAGCAGATAACTCCCCAGATTTCGGTGGTCCGGTAAGGAAAGAAAGGTCAGGAATCCGTTTTTGTTTGCCGTGGAGAGAATCAGCAGGGAGTCGTGGACAATGAAATCCTGTGTGCCGATGATTCCGAAATCCACACTTTCTGCATCCTGTGCCGTAAGCGAATAAGTGCGGGGAAACTCCCGGATATAACGAACTTCTTCGAAAGCCATGTGGGCTTCGGGATTCGTACTGCAACTGGACAAGACGAGAACTATCAGTACGATAGCCAGACTTTTTTTCATAAATACGGTTTTAAATAGCGCCCAATAAAATTATTAGGCGCTTTGAATTAATCAACATTCACTTCTAAATGCATACCAAGTAGGCTTTCCTGGAACATATTCACATGTAGGACAATATCTTACCTGCATTGCAGAATCAGATGTAATACTATTAAAACACTCTCTTTTGCCGTTAGATTCTCCTGGATCCAACGATTCATCCTGCGCCAAAGCCTCGATATTGGCATTCAGCAGATCGAAAGGATCCGGCCGGTAATTTGCCATATAGGCAGTTACAGCCGCGGCAGCCATCAATACGACAGCACCCGCAAAAATCAGTTTCTTTTTCATACATGAAAATTTTAGGTTAAAAAGGTATAGCTTTTCTCGAATTTTACAGTTATCATGAAACAATCTGCAAAATCCGCTCTAAAGTTATATACTTTCTATTTAAAAATGCAAATATTTCGACAAAAATCTTGTATAATACACATGCCGGATATTAAGGCAATCAAAAGACACTCAAAGCGCAGACGAATTCACATATATAGTAAAATTATTTACAATCATTCTTTGCGGAGCTCGCACAAAAAAAGACACCGGGTGATCCGGTGTCTTCGCTTTTCGGTCCGAAGCCGCCATACGGTCGGCGGTCTGAAAGGCTGTCTGCGGAAGGAGGTCCGGCCGGTGCGCATGCGAAGCGTTCCGCCGATCCTGAAAGTTACCGCGGACGGAACGGAGGAGGACCTCCCGGGCCGCCGGGCCCCATCCGACGGCGGCCTTCCAGGTGCTCCATGCCGTCGTAATCCTTGATATTCGTGGAGCCTTTCTTGCCGAAGCGGCGCAGATTGTAGGTAAACTGCACCATATAATAGCGGCCGATCACGCTGTTCGTGGCGTTCTGCGTCCATCCCGAACCCGTCGTGCGGGCGAATGCCTTGTTCTGATTGAACATGTCGTTCACGCCGACCATGATCTCGCCGCGCCGGTTGCGGAAGACTTTCTTGCCGACGTAAACGTTGCAGAGCGTGTAGTGGCTGTCGTAATCGTTCGTAAAGCCGATATACTGCGTGTAGGCCGCACTCGCCGTAAGCGTGAAGCCGAGCGGGAAGACCACCTTCAGATCCCCCTGCGCCGTATGGCTGAAGTAGCGGTTTTTCGAATCGGAGGCATCGAGCGAGTTGGTCGCCTCGTTGTACGTACCGTTCCACGCCAGCGTGAAATCGACGTTCTCGGAGATGTTGCTGCCCAGCACGGCACGGAAGTCGTATCCCATATTGCTCGCGTCGTTGCGCTCGCCGCCCGAAATCATTCCCGTCGCCGCATCCACCGTACCGCCCAACATGCTCGGGGTCTTGCTGTAAACGATGCCCGCCATGACGTTGAAGTTCGACTTGAGGAACCCGATCGGGAAGCCGTAGCTCAAGTGGGTCATCAGGCTCCGGCTGCCGTCGAGATTGACCGGCATGGAATAGAAGTTGGGCGTATAACGCTGACCGTCTATTTCGATCGAGGGATTCTGCACCGTATGCGTGGCGATGTAATCCGACGTGCTCTGGAACGAGAACATCCACATGAACGTCCGGCCCTTCTCGACGTTCGAATTGACGTAGTGGAAATTGACGCGGTGCGAGTAGAAGGGTTTGAGCCCCGGATTACCGTGCGAAATGTTCTGTGCATCCGATATGTCGTAGACGCTCTGCAGGTTGGTCACCTCCGGATTGTCCGTATAGGAAGAGACGAACAGCCGCAGCGAGTTCTCACGATTGATGTTGAGCTGGCCCATCATGAAGTAGGTCACGTCGTTGTAGTTGTGGCGGATCTTCTCCGAACCGTTCTGCGTCACCATGCCGTCGAGCAACGAGCGCTGGTAGTAAACGTTCGCGATGAACGTGTTGCGCTCCTTCGAATAGCGGAATCCCGGACCGAAGCGATGCGTGGTGAAGTTGCTCTCGTAGGCGTTCGACAACTGCGGATCGGGCGTCAGTCCGGCGATCGAGAAGTCGCTGCCCGTTTCGTAGGAGCGCTTGTCGCGCTCCTGATGGTCGTAGGTGGCGCGGTACTGGAAGCTCACCTGCGCGTATTTGGCCACCGGTTCCGTGTAGGTGAACTCGCCGCGCAGGGTATGGCTGCGCGAAGGCGCCATATCGCGCAGGTAGCGCAACTGCACGTAATCGTCCGGAATCCATACGCCGGTCGCGGGATCGGTGACAGGGCGGTCGGGAAGGCTGCCCAGTTGGTTGGAGTAGGAAGTGGCGTTGTTCTCGCTGTCCGAATAGCGGAAACTGCCGTTGAGCGTGATCGTCCGGCCGTCCTTGCCCAGTTTGGCGCGGTAAACGGCGAATGTCCCGAGGCTGTATCCGCTGCGGAGGCCGTCGTTGAAGTTGTCCGTGCGGCTGTATCCGCTCTCGCCGTACTGCCAGCCCTGCGTCGTACTCCACGGATCGTTGGACTGGTAGCTGAAGTTCGGCCGGACCATCAGGTTCTGGTTCTCGGATATTTTCCACTCCAGACGGGCGTTGAACCGGTGGTTGAAGCCCTTCGTGTCGGAGTAGCCCGTCGTCGAGAGGGTATCGACGGCCATCGGGGCCTCGTACCACTTCTGCGTCGTCGAACGGTTCGTGGTATTGGTGTTGTTGAAGAAATAGCTGCCCTGGAACGAAAGCTGGTCGCGTTTGCCCCACGTATCGGAATAGTTCAGTCCGACCGCATTAACCTTCGCCACACCGCTCTGGGGCCGCATCATGTACTGGCCCACGCCGCCGCGGCGTCCGCCCGAACCGCCCGTGACGCCGAGAATGTCCTCGAACGAGAAGTTCTGCTGATTGACGTTGTTGAACAACCCGATCACCGACACGCGGCTGTCGCCCGAGAAGATATTGACGTTGCCGCCGGCGATGTACTTGTGCTGCGACTCGGTCTTCGTGTCGGCGTCATAACCGTATCCGGCGTAGAGTTTTCCGAACTGTCCCTGACGCATGCCGGGCTTGGTCACGATATTGAGGGCCTTGTACCCCTCGCCGTCGTCCATGCCCGAGAACTCGGCCGCGTCGGAGAGCTTGTTGTAAACCTCCACGCGCTCGACGGCCTCGGCCGGCAGCGACTTGATGGCCGTCGTCACGTCCTCGCCGAAGAACTCCTTGCCGTCCACGAAGATTTTCTTGATCTCCTCGCCCTGGGCCTCCACCGTGCCGTCCGTGACGGTGATGCCCGGCATCTTCTTCAGCAGGCCCTCGACGTCGGCGTCGGTGGTCACCTTGAAGGCCCCGGCATTATAGCTCACCGTGTCGCCCTTCTGCGAGGTGCGCATGGCCTTGACCTCCTTGACCACGGTCTCGATCTGCACGCCCGGCTTGAGCTTCAGCACGCCGAGCGACACCTTCGGCGACGCGACGCGGAAGGTCGTATCGAGGGTGTTGTAGCCGAGGAACGATACCGACAGTCCGTACTCCCCGTAGGAGAGCGACGGAATCGACACCGATCCCTCGTAGGCGGAGGTGAGATACTGTTTCTTCTCCGGATTCCTGGCCGGTGTCACGGTCAGGACCGCGCCGACCACGCTCTCTCCGGTGTCGGCATCCACGATCCGTCCCGTGACGGCCCCGGTCTGTGCGGAGGCCGCCGCCGCGAAGAGCGCCAGCAGGGTAGTCAGTAGTACGTTTTTCATTTTATTTAATAACACTTGTTTGCACGCGCGAAGTTAATTCATTTCCCGCAACGGCGGTTCGACAGAGAGGCGAAACGGCAAAAAAAGGGCGCCAATCGACCGACCGGCGCCCCGGCTGCAACAAGCCGCCGAAAATCCGGTATCACTTCTTTCCCTTCATCTTCTCACGGGGACAGGGTCTGTCGCAGCATGCGCCCTCCCGGCATGCGGGAGCGCCTTCGGGCGCCTTGCGCATCATCTGCGGACCGCGGCGGGCTCCGGGATGCGGGCCCTGCATCTTGGACCACTCCATGAACTGCTCGGTCGAAAGGATCGACTTCATCTTCTCGGCCTGCTCCGCCCGCGCCTTGCGCATCGCCTCGCGATGGGCCTCCATCGTCTGCAACTGCTCGAGCGTCGCGGCATAGACCTGTTCGGACTGTTTTTCCGTGAGCTTTAGGCGTTCGGCCATGCGGTCCGTCATCTCGCGGGCCATCTGCTCGACGGAGGGGCGTTCGCCCGCTTCCGGCCCCCGTTCCATACGCTGCGGCTGCGCGAAGGCGCTCGTACCTGCCGCCATGCAGAGGGCGGCGAAGGCTGCAAAAATCGTCTTTTTCATCTTTTCCGAATTTTGGTTAAACATTCCCGGTTGTCGAAAACCGTTCCGGGGAATCGTCGGTACAAAGGTAACGCCAAACACGAAAACCCGGAGCGGACTCCGGGCGTAACGGCAAAAGGACGGGCCGAACCGCCTATTCGGCAGGGTGAACCGCCCGCAGCCATGTCTTGAATTC from Alistipes dispar carries:
- a CDS encoding NVEALA domain-containing protein → MKKKLIFAGAVVLMAAAAVTAYMANYRPDPFDLLNANIEALAQDESLDPGESNGKRECFNSITSDSAMQVRYCPTCEYVPGKPTWYAFRSEC
- a CDS encoding TonB-dependent receptor produces the protein MKNVLLTTLLALFAAAASAQTGAVTGRIVDADTGESVVGAVLTVTPARNPEKKQYLTSAYEGSVSIPSLSYGEYGLSVSFLGYNTLDTTFRVASPKVSLGVLKLKPGVQIETVVKEVKAMRTSQKGDTVSYNAGAFKVTTDADVEGLLKKMPGITVTDGTVEAQGEEIKKIFVDGKEFFGEDVTTAIKSLPAEAVERVEVYNKLSDAAEFSGMDDGEGYKALNIVTKPGMRQGQFGKLYAGYGYDADTKTESQHKYIAGGNVNIFSGDSRVSVIGLFNNVNQQNFSFEDILGVTGGSGGRRGGVGQYMMRPQSGVAKVNAVGLNYSDTWGKRDQLSFQGSYFFNNTNTTNRSTTQKWYEAPMAVDTLSTTGYSDTKGFNHRFNARLEWKISENQNLMVRPNFSYQSNDPWSTTQGWQYGESGYSRTDNFNDGLRSGYSLGTFAVYRAKLGKDGRTITLNGSFRYSDSENNATSYSNQLGSLPDRPVTDPATGVWIPDDYVQLRYLRDMAPSRSHTLRGEFTYTEPVAKYAQVSFQYRATYDHQERDKRSYETGSDFSIAGLTPDPQLSNAYESNFTTHRFGPGFRYSKERNTFIANVYYQRSLLDGMVTQNGSEKIRHNYNDVTYFMMGQLNINRENSLRLFVSSYTDNPEVTNLQSVYDISDAQNISHGNPGLKPFYSHRVNFHYVNSNVEKGRTFMWMFSFQSTSDYIATHTVQNPSIEIDGQRYTPNFYSMPVNLDGSRSLMTHLSYGFPIGFLKSNFNVMAGIVYSKTPSMLGGTVDAATGMISGGERNDASNMGYDFRAVLGSNISENVDFTLAWNGTYNEATNSLDASDSKNRYFSHTAQGDLKVVFPLGFTLTASAAYTQYIGFTNDYDSHYTLCNVYVGKKVFRNRRGEIMVGVNDMFNQNKAFARTTGSGWTQNATNSVIGRYYMVQFTYNLRRFGKKGSTNIKDYDGMEHLEGRRRMGPGGPGGPPPFRPR
- a CDS encoding DUF4890 domain-containing protein: MKKTIFAAFAALCMAAGTSAFAQPQRMERGPEAGERPSVEQMAREMTDRMAERLKLTEKQSEQVYAATLEQLQTMEAHREAMRKARAEQAEKMKSILSTEQFMEWSKMQGPHPGARRGPQMMRKAPEGAPACREGACCDRPCPREKMKGKK